From one Anopheles cruzii chromosome 3, idAnoCruzAS_RS32_06, whole genome shotgun sequence genomic stretch:
- the LOC128275027 gene encoding uncharacterized protein LOC128275027, which produces MSTDGLASLMEKCLNRSMPMELSQRRNLANKFFTARNDIEVTNMLGFALGWEQLETATPKTDWSATLLFDAAQCKKILQPIVACMRSTEFCLLPLAIVRNDGKGVEMQMLIRVRISQTTEEYVDFTQRRYKSFNEFLESNRLPACTLHYPKDGKEEYDEEGKLCIDSRVIKHPINTLKTIAVVGSVVGGIAGTVLIPFAPLAASLVVAGTTGPMVGFAINDLVDGIRHERPSVVAVRGFALTTSLVTFANVGLIAAVKVERVRKMLSVGQLKYLQSAEAVMQNVSIGVTTTQFVAAVISSATGWQKLEPCEWLRLAANLCLAYRVSYHSATAVLLFNDVQATGVAKFFQTICRNILSSVSDLKNKILPRLDQCLGLRKILEDYISEGVQFSMDDDFTTLTIFGHTFEFHTLIYIDKDLLRQLFQQLMMGAATVATVVGTVCNTQTILNNPKVVMEVLTAVTNLCKLLCDIKCTAVELGKTIRFGKGHQFTVQTLLIWWNLPTHDRTLLLKALVDLDKEQTAQLNELRSSGRVDDSTFLNWLVITGPVEYGHTLTYRASLELLLKISELTGEEKIIFGDGNDILINELLSIRVQDRNVLQCETWRSNTFLRDQRFLRLCKDLESTLENTTLLDRARDAWIRTFRKDHLQLETIDLLCGLFAETQPLTLAEALDHALDHEGATVGQVYYNILFSCQTLNRAQERTAEERPALAARFRQLLLDSTKIGMNGYSQLTFVPQTSQEADSENEGVCSSTDAILHDELIAMARGLMQHTPFSLLKFPFGPAERAACWLQFVPALRNKEGRAQITQTLKDLLSNGTAKLLQQADGKIQRTSDGGCAIVFRRNYAKIIVELLPPSRDHHHRGRDWRGSIYLCNRSAMAVNWPPKEPTANGAPKPRQPWRKNA; this is translated from the exons ATGTCCACCGATGGATTGGCCTCCCTGATGGAGAAGTGCCTCAACAGAAGCATGCCGATGGAACTGAGCCAAAGGCGAAACCTGGCGAACAAATTCTTCACGGCGCGCAACGACATAGAAGTAACGAATATGCTTGGCTTCGCTCTCGGCTGGGAACAGTTGGAAACGGCCACCCCCAAAACGGACTGGTCCGCAACCCTCCTGTTTGATGCGGCACAGTGCAAAAAAATCCTGCAACCGATCGTGGCGTGCATGCGCAGTACCGAGTTCTGTCTGCTGCCACTGGCCATAGTTCGCAACGATGGGAAGGGCGTTGAGATGCAGATGCTGATCCGGGTGCGCATTTCGCAGACCACCGAGGAGTACGTCGATTTCACGCAGCGAAGGTACAAGAGCTTCAATGAATTCCTGGAATCGAACCGATTGCCGGCCTGCACGCTCCACTACCCCAAGGATGGCAAAGAAGAATACGATGAGGAGGGCAAACTGTGCATCGACAGCCGTGTTATCAAGCACCCGATTAATACGCTGAAGACGATTGCGGTGGTCGGGAGCGTTGTCGGTGGCATTGCCGGAACGGTCCTGATTCCCTTCGCACCGCTGGCCGCTTCGTTGGTGGTTGCCGGTACCACCGGGCCAATGGTAGGGTTCGCTATCAACGATCTGGTCGACGGTATCCGACACGAGAGACCCTCCGTGGTTGCGGTTCGCGGATTCGCACTGACCACCAGTTTGGTCACCTTCGCGAACGTCGGTCTGATCGCGGCCGTGAAGGTGGAACGGGTGCGCAAAATGCTTTCAGTGGGGCAGCTCAAGTACCTCCAATCGGCTGAAGCGGTCATGCAAA ATGTCAGCATTGgggtgacgacgacgcagTTTGTGGCCGCCGTCATAAGTTCGGCAACCGGTTGGCAGAAGCTCGAACCGTGCGAATGGTTGAGGTTGGCGGCGAATCTCTGTTTGGCTTACCGGGTTAGCTACCACTCGGCCACGGCAGTACTTTTATTTAACGATGTGCAAGCGACCGGTGTGGCAAAATTCTTTCAAACAATCTGCCGCAACATCCTGTCCAGCGTTTCCGACCTGAAAAACAAGATCCTGCCCCGTTTGGATCAATGCTTGGGCTTGCGTAAAATCCTTGAGGACTACATTTCAGAGGGTGTCCAGTTCAGCATGGATGACGACTTCACTACGCTCACGATCTTCGGTCACACGTTTGAGTTCCACACGCTGATTTACATTGACAAGGATTTACTGCGGCAACTGTTCCAGCAGCTGATGATGGGTGCTGCTACTGTGGCGACGGTTGTTGGAACGGTTTGCAATACTCAAACGATACTGAACAATCCCAAGGTGGTAATGGAAGTGCTGACTGCTGTGACGAACCTGTGCAAGTTGCTGTGCGACATCAAATGTACCGCAGTCGAGCTGGGCAAAACCATCCGATTTGGCAAAGGTCACCAGTTCACGGTGCAAACACTATTGATCTGGTGGAACCTGCCAACCCACGATCGCACGTTACTGCTGAAAGCCCTGGTCGATCTCGACAAGGAGCAAACTGCGCAGCTGAACGAGCTGCGCTCGAGTGGAAGAGTTGACGACTCCACCTTCCTGAACTGGTTGGTGATAACGGGCCCAGTTGAATACGGACACACGCTCACGTACAGAGCGAGTCTTGAGTTATTGCTGAAAATATCCGAGCTGACGGGTGAAGAAAAGATCATCTTCGGTGATGGAAACGATATTCTTATCAACGAACTATTATCGATACGGGTGCAAGATCGTAACGTACTGCAATGTGAGACGTGGCGCAGCAACACGTTTCTGCGCGACCAGCGGTTCTTGCGGTTGTGTAAAGATCTAGAATCGACTTTGGAGAACACGACTCTCTTAGACCGTGCCAGGGACGCCTGGATACGTACGTTTCGCAAGGACCACCTGCAGCTTGAAACGATCGATCTGCTGTGCGGTCTGTTTGCCGAAACCCAACCGCTGACCTTGGCCGAAGCCCTGGATCACGCCCTGGACCATGAaggcgccaccgtcggccaggTCTACTACAACATTCTTTTCAGCTGTCAAACTCTCAATAGGGCCCAGGAACGGACAGCTGAAGAGCGGCCAGCACTTGCCGCCCGTTTCCGGCAACTTCTTTTGGATAGCACCAAGATTGGTATGAACGGTTATAGCCAGCTTACGTTCGTTCCGCAAACTAGCCAAGAAGCGGACTCAGAAAACGAAGGTGTTTGCAGCAGTACCGATGCTATACTGCACGATGAGCTAATAGCGATGGCCAGAGGGCTGATGCAGCATACGCCCTTTTCGCTCCTCAAGTTCCCCTTTGGCCCCGCGGAACGGGCCGCCTGTTGGTTGCAGTTCGTGCCCGCGCTGCGCAATAAGGAGGGACGGGCTCAGATCACGCAAACGCTGAAGGATTTGCTGAGCAACGGCACTGCGAAGCTGCTCCAGCAAGCGGATGGCAAAATACAGCGCACCTCGGACGGTGGCTGTGCGATCGTATTTCGGCGCAACTATGCAAAGATCATTGTCGAGCTGCTACCACCCTCCCgtgaccaccatcaccgtggTCGGGATTGGCGCGGTTCCATCTATCTGTGCAACAGGAGTGCCATGGCCGTGAATTGGCCCCCCAAGgaaccaacggccaacggtgccCCGAAACCCAGGCAGCCGTGGCGTAAAAATGCCTGA